In one window of Pseudomonas chlororaphis subsp. chlororaphis DNA:
- a CDS encoding aspartyl/asparaginyl beta-hydroxylase domain-containing protein, which produces MSRPAFARLPVSVDLPRLLRALARIDASAWQGHFNGGYYEGDWSGVALISALDAPSELAPGKGLPVQREPWRQDPDWQQALRHLPLRIVSARLLRLGPGARIHEHRDYDLGGPDADLRLHIPLLSPPRVDFLLDGQRMPMLAGECWFLDLSRPHRVDNYDTQARIHLVLDCRPDPWLEQAIAEGLPTTPAPGLGRAALDFARFCRLLEQDTALCQALQVPTDSEVFIERTLALAAERGLAFTREDLRSAMRQGRCLWNEQWMA; this is translated from the coding sequence ATGAGCCGTCCGGCGTTCGCCCGCCTGCCCGTCAGCGTGGACCTGCCACGGCTGTTGCGCGCCCTGGCGCGAATCGATGCGAGCGCCTGGCAGGGCCACTTCAACGGCGGCTATTACGAGGGCGACTGGAGCGGCGTGGCCTTGATCTCGGCGCTTGACGCGCCCTCCGAGCTGGCGCCGGGCAAGGGCCTGCCGGTGCAGCGCGAGCCCTGGCGGCAGGACCCGGACTGGCAACAGGCATTGCGGCACTTGCCGTTGCGGATCGTCTCGGCGCGCCTGCTGCGGCTGGGGCCGGGGGCGCGCATTCATGAACACCGCGACTACGACCTGGGCGGCCCGGACGCCGACCTGCGCCTGCATATCCCCCTGCTCAGCCCGCCGCGGGTGGATTTCCTGCTCGACGGGCAGCGCATGCCGATGCTGGCGGGAGAGTGCTGGTTTCTCGACCTGTCGCGCCCGCATCGGGTCGATAACTACGACACTCAGGCACGTATTCATCTGGTACTCGACTGTCGCCCCGACCCTTGGCTGGAACAGGCGATTGCCGAGGGCCTGCCGACCACCCCGGCGCCTGGCCTGGGCCGCGCGGCCTTGGACTTCGCGCGGTTTTGCCGGCTGCTTGAACAGGACACTGCGCTGTGCCAAGCCTTGCAGGTGCCGACCGACAGCGAAGTCTTTATCGAGCGCACCCTGGCCCTGGCGGCCGAGCGTGGCCTGGCGTTCACCCGTGAAGACCTGCGTTCGGCCATGCGCCAGGGGCGGTGTCTGTGGAATGAACAATGGATGGCCTGA
- the cysC gene encoding adenylyl-sulfate kinase — protein sequence MPKDNNLQAPQASVSRAQREARNGHRGVAILLTGLPAAGKSTLAQALQAGLFQHGRQSLVLDGDALRGGLNRDLGFAEADRRENIRRASELAALLVDNGQIVILAMIAPLIEQRELFARRLGEDYLEVWCSASLAVCEQRDPKGHYARARSGELPGFTGISAPYEPPRAALELDTGAQSVEDCLGQLLGWLVERQVLPAS from the coding sequence ATGCCCAAAGACAATAACCTGCAGGCCCCCCAGGCCAGCGTCAGCCGCGCCCAGCGCGAGGCGCGAAACGGCCATCGCGGTGTGGCGATCCTGTTGACCGGCCTGCCGGCGGCGGGCAAGTCGACCCTGGCCCAGGCGCTGCAGGCCGGGCTGTTCCAGCACGGTCGGCAGAGCCTGGTGCTGGACGGCGATGCCTTGCGCGGCGGCCTGAACCGCGACCTGGGGTTCGCCGAGGCCGACCGCCGGGAAAATATCCGCCGCGCCAGCGAGCTGGCGGCCCTGCTGGTGGACAACGGGCAGATTGTGATCCTGGCGATGATTGCCCCGCTGATCGAGCAGCGTGAGCTGTTCGCCCGGCGCCTGGGCGAGGACTACCTGGAAGTCTGGTGCAGCGCCTCGCTGGCGGTCTGCGAGCAGCGCGATCCCAAGGGCCATTACGCCCGCGCCCGCAGCGGCGAGTTGCCGGGGTTCACCGGTATCTCGGCGCCCTACGAGCCGCCACGGGCGGCGTTGGAACTGGATACCGGGGCTCAGTCGGTCGAGGACTGCCTGGGGCAATTGCTCGGCTGGCTGGTCGAACGCCAGGTGCTGCCGGCCTCATGA
- a CDS encoding TolC family protein, whose product MNKSQKLFGVSLLALMVSGCAVSSKPIERSASEQRARSDLQSMYKDQEPLSGPLTLHQAMARAVKYNLEGRLKIMEEALAKRQLDLASFDMLPRMALSAGYVGRNNVSASSSQSVETGTQSLEPSTSQDRDRRVADLTMVWNVLDFGVSYINAKQQGDQRLIVQERRRKVINTIVQDVRSAYWRAVAAERLLKQIDSLMGRVEQARSNSQSMSQQRIGDPVQALAYQRSLIEATRQLEEQRRALSLAKTELATLINLPMTTHLTLATSDDYPVPELKVDMARLEHEALTSRPELREQDYQSRISAAETRKAMLRLLPGLEFSAGGHYDSNSFLVNDKWADYGVKVTWNLFNVLSAPAAIDTAKAGEDVAAARRQAMSIAVLAQVYVANANYRDALRQFKTSQELADIDGQIVGQLRNRYQANGIGELDLIQGELNTLQADLRRDLAYADLRNAYGQIFASAGLDPLPDEVQSTQVQSIATALASREADWAAGNISTPVAHAQRQ is encoded by the coding sequence ATGAATAAAAGTCAGAAGTTGTTCGGGGTCAGCTTGTTGGCGCTGATGGTCAGCGGTTGTGCCGTCAGCAGTAAACCGATCGAACGCAGTGCCAGTGAGCAGCGCGCCAGGAGCGACCTGCAGAGCATGTACAAGGACCAGGAACCGCTGAGCGGCCCGCTGACCCTGCACCAGGCCATGGCCCGGGCGGTGAAGTACAACCTCGAGGGCCGCTTGAAAATCATGGAAGAGGCCCTGGCCAAGCGCCAGCTGGACCTCGCCAGTTTCGACATGCTGCCGCGCATGGCCCTCTCCGCCGGCTATGTGGGGCGCAACAACGTCAGCGCCTCCAGCAGCCAGAGCGTGGAGACCGGCACCCAGTCCCTGGAACCTTCGACCTCCCAGGACCGGGACCGCAGGGTGGCCGACCTGACCATGGTCTGGAATGTGCTGGACTTCGGCGTCAGCTACATCAACGCCAAGCAGCAGGGCGACCAGCGACTGATCGTCCAGGAGCGTCGGCGCAAGGTGATCAACACCATCGTCCAGGACGTGCGCTCGGCCTATTGGCGGGCGGTGGCGGCCGAACGCCTGCTCAAGCAGATCGACAGCCTGATGGGCCGGGTCGAGCAGGCCCGCAGCAACAGCCAGAGCATGAGCCAGCAACGCATCGGCGACCCGGTGCAGGCCCTGGCCTACCAGCGCTCGCTGATCGAGGCCACGCGCCAGCTGGAGGAGCAGCGCCGGGCGTTGTCCCTGGCCAAGACCGAGCTGGCGACCCTGATCAACCTGCCGATGACCACCCACCTGACCCTGGCGACCAGCGACGATTACCCGGTGCCGGAACTCAAGGTCGATATGGCCCGCCTCGAGCACGAGGCCCTGACCAGCCGCCCGGAACTGCGCGAGCAGGATTACCAGAGCCGCATCAGCGCCGCGGAAACCCGCAAGGCCATGCTGCGCCTGCTGCCGGGCCTGGAGTTCTCCGCCGGCGGGCATTACGACAGCAACTCGTTCCTGGTCAACGACAAGTGGGCCGACTACGGGGTGAAGGTCACCTGGAACCTGTTCAATGTGCTCTCCGCGCCGGCGGCCATCGACACCGCCAAGGCCGGTGAAGACGTCGCCGCGGCCCGTCGCCAGGCCATGTCGATTGCCGTGCTGGCCCAGGTCTACGTGGCCAACGCCAACTACCGCGACGCCTTGCGCCAGTTCAAGACCAGCCAGGAGCTGGCGGATATCGACGGGCAGATCGTCGGCCAGCTGCGCAACCGCTACCAGGCCAACGGCATCGGCGAACTGGACCTGATCCAGGGCGAGCTGAACACCTTGCAGGCGGACCTGCGGCGCGACCTGGCCTATGCCGACCTGCGCAACGCCTATGGGCAGATCTTCGCCAGCGCCGGCCTCGACCCGCTGCCCGACGAGGTGCAATCGACCCAGGTGCAGTCCATCGCCACGGCGCTGGCCAGCCGTGAGGCCGACTGGGCGGCGGGCAACATCAGTACGCCGGTGGCCCATGCCCAAAGACAATAA
- a CDS encoding Ig-like domain-containing protein has translation MWWSKGKSRVNQRATGRANALASPMIMPLEPRMLFDGAVAATVADVAQPDSHTTTDVAKTPTAADQPSVSQDTHGQADAAPAATPTAVPGLTVVFVDSRVKDADSLLQGLAPGTQVVQLGANQDGLQQIADYLDQHQGVSSVQIIAHGNAGDLWLGNSYLSADNVQARSAVLADIGQDMNAGGDILIYGCYTAEGERGLSFVDSLAQLTGRDVAASSDRTGLGGDWELEIATGTIESANVLSTQAMQDYQWGLATWTATNNANTGVGSLRAALASAQNGDIVTFSSGMTVQLTSELLVNKNVTIDGDLNNDGAADVILDGQYRTRVIEVTAGSTVTLDGLVITRGLVSGNGGNGGYGATGAMAGGIFNAGNLTLNNVTVTSNAASGGGGGGGVTGAFYGGGGGGGGGLGGQGGGHGGSAGPGTGTLGGQAGSGGVGGYGGGYDATHMGGRGGTSTGGAGGVGVSYYSNGGNGASATNGTISIGGGGGGAGWDKVGGAGGNAAGGIYNASSGTLTVIGTSTISNNIGAGGGGGGGGGQGSNASNGGIGGRGVGAVWNKGTFLITAANFAALSGNAAASGAGGVALGGGSTGTSPTSVATIYNDGGILNTAYAPPPTATIVVADSALKIGETSLVTITFSEAVTGFTNADLTIANGTLTAVSSSDGGITWTATFTPTSSITDTSNVITLDNTGVINGLGTAGVGTTDSNNYAIDTARPTATIVVADNALRVGETSLVTITFSEAVSGFTNADLSIANGTLSAVSSSDGGITWTGTFTPSASITDTTNLITLDNTGIADLAGNAGSGTTDSNNYAIDTVRPTATIVVADSTLTAGETSLVTITFSEAVSGFTNADLSIANGTLSTVSSSDGGITWTATFTPTDGISDSSNLITLNNTGIADLAGNTGSGTTDSGNYVINTAHPTATIVVADNALRIGETSLVTITFSEAVTGFSNADLTVANGTLSAVSSSDGGITWTATFTPSASITDATNLITLDNTGVQNSVGNLGQGSTNSNNYAIDTVRPTATIVVADTALRIGETSLVTITFSEAVSGFTNADLSIANGTLSAVSSSDGGITWTATFTPSASISDTSNLITLDNTGIADLSGNAGSGTTDSNNYAIDTVRPTATIVVADSALSAGETSLVTITFSEAVSGFTNADLSIANGTLSAVSSSDGGITWTATFTPTVGINDASNLITLNNTGIADLAGNTGSGTTNSNNYSIDTVLPTATIVVADNALKIGETSLVTITFSEAVTGFSNADLTVANGTLSAVSSSDGGITWTATFTPSTSITDATNLITLDNTGVTNASGNAGSGTTDSNNYAIDTVRPTATIVVADTALRIGETSLVTITFSEAVSGFTNADLSIANGTLSAVSSSDGGITWTATFTPSASISDTSNLITLDNTGIADLAGNAGSGTTDSNNYAIDTVRPTATIVLADPTLKAGETSLVTITFSEAVSGFTNADLTIANGTLSAVSSSDGGLTWTATFTPTAGIADASNVITLNNTGIADLAGNTGSGTTNSGNYSIDTVLPTATIVVADNNLKIAETSLVTITFNEAVSGFSNADLTVANGTLSAVSSSDGGITWTATFTPTSSITDTSNVITLDNSGVTNASGNAGSGTTDSNNYAIDTVRPTATIVVADSALGVGQTSTVTITFSEAVTGFTLADLTVANGTLSGLGTSDNITYTATLTPTASISDSSNLITLDNTGITDGAGNAGSGTTDSNNYAIDSLRPTATIVLSDSTLKAGETSLVTITFSEAVSGFDNSDLTVANGTLSAVSSSNGGITWTATFTPTAGITDLSNLITLNNTGFTDVAGNSGTGTTSSANYSIETVVPTATLVIADTALKAGETSLVTITFSEAVSGFDNSDLTVANGTLSAVSSSDGGVTWTATFTPTAGVGDTSNVITLNNSGVINVSGNTGSGTTDSNNYVIDTARPTATIVVANPILPIGETSLVTITFSEAVSGFDNSDLTVSNGTLSAVSSSDGGITWTATFTPNVNVSDATNLISLNNSGVSDAAGNAGSGSTDSNNFIIDTGRPTATIVLADTALKAGETTTVTITFSEAISGFTNSDLTVANGTLGALSSSDGGVTWTATFTPAINISDSSNQITLNNAGVIDAVGNTGSGTTDSANYVIDTVRPTATVVVANPMLAVGDTSLVTITFSKAVSGFDNSDLMVTNGTLSALSSSDGGITWTATFTPNTNLSDTSNLITLNNSGVSDASGNTGLGSTDSNNYLIDTQRPTATIVVANSSLGVGQTSSVTITFSEAVSGFTNSDLTVANGTLSALGSSDGGRTWTATLTPTANISDTSNLITLNNSGVSDSFGNTGAGSTDSNNYAINTVPAANPPTELPVGDPEFRSSDPVVPPLPPYVPLQPTVTTPPVGDLGSPLAFAPLFEQRVLGDGIRPLGDIFINRGALAPSFIAQVFGSSDAGGDGNGHGFLGFGGGDGGVFSQSTLSLLFDQDSAEDGGSLKSFGDKAKTGDLSQGGRGVFGAPSLTQQLQVMQDTEQRPIRDLAKAFEQAGVSAMQA, from the coding sequence ATGTGGTGGAGCAAAGGCAAGTCGCGGGTCAATCAGCGGGCCACCGGGCGGGCGAATGCCCTGGCCTCTCCGATGATCATGCCGCTGGAGCCGCGCATGCTGTTCGACGGTGCGGTGGCGGCGACGGTGGCCGATGTCGCCCAGCCGGACAGCCACACCACCACGGACGTGGCCAAGACGCCGACCGCCGCCGATCAGCCGAGCGTCAGCCAGGACACCCATGGCCAGGCCGATGCCGCGCCTGCCGCGACCCCGACCGCGGTACCGGGGCTGACGGTGGTGTTCGTCGATTCGCGGGTCAAGGACGCCGACAGCCTGCTCCAGGGCCTGGCGCCCGGCACCCAGGTGGTGCAACTGGGGGCGAACCAGGATGGCCTGCAGCAGATCGCCGATTACCTGGACCAGCACCAGGGCGTCAGTTCGGTGCAGATCATCGCCCACGGCAATGCCGGCGACCTGTGGCTGGGCAACAGTTACCTCTCGGCTGACAACGTCCAGGCGCGCAGCGCGGTGCTGGCGGACATCGGCCAGGACATGAACGCCGGCGGCGATATCCTGATCTACGGCTGCTACACCGCCGAGGGTGAACGCGGCCTGAGTTTCGTCGACTCGCTGGCGCAACTCACCGGTCGCGACGTGGCCGCCTCCAGCGACCGCACCGGCCTGGGGGGCGACTGGGAACTGGAGATCGCCACCGGCACTATCGAAAGCGCCAACGTGCTGTCCACCCAGGCCATGCAGGATTATCAGTGGGGGCTGGCGACCTGGACCGCCACCAACAACGCCAACACCGGCGTGGGTTCGTTGCGGGCGGCGCTGGCGTCGGCGCAGAACGGCGACATCGTCACCTTCAGCAGCGGCATGACGGTGCAGCTGACCTCCGAACTGCTGGTCAACAAGAACGTGACCATCGACGGCGACCTGAACAACGACGGCGCGGCGGACGTGATCCTCGACGGCCAGTACCGCACTCGCGTCATCGAAGTGACCGCGGGCAGTACCGTGACCCTCGATGGCCTGGTAATCACCCGGGGCCTGGTCTCGGGCAACGGCGGCAACGGCGGGTATGGCGCGACCGGCGCCATGGCCGGGGGGATTTTCAACGCCGGCAACCTCACCCTCAACAACGTCACCGTGACCTCCAACGCGGCCTCGGGCGGCGGTGGCGGGGGCGGTGTCACCGGCGCGTTCTATGGCGGTGGCGGTGGTGGCGGCGGCGGGCTGGGCGGCCAGGGCGGTGGCCACGGCGGTTCCGCCGGCCCCGGCACCGGCACACTGGGCGGCCAGGCTGGCAGCGGTGGCGTGGGCGGTTATGGCGGTGGCTACGACGCCACCCACATGGGCGGTCGCGGTGGTACCAGCACCGGCGGCGCCGGCGGCGTGGGCGTGTCTTATTACAGCAACGGCGGCAACGGCGCCTCGGCCACCAACGGCACGATTTCCATCGGCGGCGGTGGTGGCGGCGCGGGTTGGGACAAGGTCGGCGGCGCGGGCGGCAATGCCGCCGGCGGGATCTACAACGCCTCCAGCGGCACCCTCACGGTGATCGGCACCTCGACCATCAGCAACAACATCGGCGCGGGCGGTGGCGGTGGCGGTGGTGGCGGCCAAGGCAGCAACGCCAGCAATGGCGGGATTGGCGGCCGCGGCGTCGGCGCGGTCTGGAACAAGGGCACCTTCCTGATCACCGCGGCCAACTTCGCCGCGCTGAGCGGCAACGCGGCGGCCAGTGGCGCCGGTGGCGTAGCGCTGGGCGGTGGCAGCACCGGTACTTCGCCGACGTCGGTGGCGACCATCTACAACGACGGCGGCATCCTCAATACCGCCTATGCACCACCGCCCACCGCGACCATCGTGGTTGCGGACAGCGCGCTGAAAATCGGCGAGACCTCGCTGGTGACCATCACCTTCAGCGAGGCGGTGACCGGCTTCACCAACGCCGACCTGACCATCGCCAACGGCACCCTCACCGCAGTGAGCAGCAGCGACGGCGGCATTACCTGGACCGCCACCTTCACCCCGACTTCGAGCATCACCGATACCAGCAACGTCATCACCCTGGATAACACTGGGGTCATCAATGGCCTGGGCACCGCCGGGGTCGGCACCACCGACTCCAATAACTATGCGATCGATACCGCCCGGCCGACCGCGACCATAGTGGTCGCGGACAACGCCTTGAGGGTCGGTGAAACCTCGCTGGTGACCATCACCTTCAGCGAGGCGGTCAGCGGCTTCACCAACGCCGACCTGAGCATCGCCAACGGCACCCTGAGCGCGGTGAGCAGCAGCGACGGCGGCATCACCTGGACCGGTACTTTCACCCCGAGCGCCAGCATCACCGATACGACCAACCTGATCACCCTGGACAACACCGGCATCGCCGACCTGGCCGGCAACGCCGGCAGCGGCACCACCGATTCCAACAACTATGCGATCGATACGGTGCGCCCGACCGCGACCATCGTGGTCGCCGACAGCACCCTCACGGCGGGCGAAACTTCCCTGGTGACCATCACCTTCAGTGAAGCGGTGAGCGGCTTCACCAACGCCGACCTGAGCATCGCCAACGGCACCTTGAGCACGGTGAGCAGCAGCGATGGCGGCATCACCTGGACCGCCACCTTTACCCCGACCGACGGCATCAGCGATAGCAGCAACCTGATCACCCTGAACAACACCGGCATCGCCGACCTGGCCGGCAACACCGGTAGCGGCACCACGGACTCGGGCAACTACGTGATCAACACCGCGCACCCGACGGCGACCATAGTGGTGGCCGACAATGCCCTGAGGATCGGTGAAACCTCACTGGTGACCATCACCTTCTCCGAGGCGGTGACCGGCTTCAGCAACGCCGACCTGACCGTCGCCAACGGCACCCTGAGCGCGGTGAGCAGCAGCGACGGCGGCATTACCTGGACCGCCACCTTCACCCCGAGCGCCAGCATCACCGATGCCACCAACCTGATCACCCTGGACAACACCGGCGTCCAGAACAGTGTGGGCAACCTGGGCCAGGGCAGCACCAACTCCAACAACTACGCGATCGACACGGTGCGGCCGACCGCGACCATCGTCGTTGCCGATACCGCACTGAGAATCGGCGAAACCTCGCTGGTGACCATCACCTTCAGCGAGGCGGTCAGCGGCTTCACCAACGCCGACCTGAGTATTGCCAACGGCACTTTGAGCGCGGTGAGCAGCAGCGATGGCGGCATCACCTGGACCGCGACCTTCACTCCGAGCGCCAGCATCAGCGACACCAGCAACCTGATCACCCTGGATAACACCGGCATCGCCGACCTGTCCGGCAACGCCGGCAGCGGCACCACCGATTCCAACAACTATGCGATCGATACGGTGCGGCCGACCGCGACCATCGTGGTCGCCGACAGTGCTCTCAGCGCCGGTGAAACCTCGCTGGTGACCATCACCTTCAGCGAAGCAGTCAGCGGCTTCACCAACGCCGACCTGAGCATCGCCAACGGCACCTTGAGCGCGGTGAGCAGTAGCGATGGCGGCATCACCTGGACCGCCACCTTCACCCCGACCGTTGGTATCAACGATGCCAGCAACCTGATCACCCTGAACAACACCGGTATCGCCGACCTGGCCGGCAACACCGGCAGCGGCACCACCAACTCCAACAACTACAGCATCGACACCGTCCTGCCGACCGCGACCATAGTGGTGGCGGACAACGCCCTGAAGATCGGTGAAACCTCACTGGTGACCATCACCTTCAGCGAGGCGGTGACCGGCTTCAGCAACGCCGACCTGACCGTCGCCAACGGCACCCTGAGCGCGGTGAGCAGCAGCGACGGCGGCATTACCTGGACCGCCACCTTCACTCCGAGCACCAGCATCACCGATGCCACCAACCTGATCACCCTGGACAACACCGGCGTCACCAACGCCTCCGGCAACGCCGGTAGCGGCACCACCGACTCCAACAACTACGCGATCGATACGGTGCGGCCGACCGCGACCATCGTGGTCGCCGATACCGCGCTGAGAATCGGTGAAACTTCGCTGGTGACCATCACCTTCAGCGAAGCGGTGAGCGGCTTCACCAACGCCGACCTGAGCATCGCCAACGGCACTTTGAGCGCGGTGAGCAGCAGCGATGGCGGCATCACCTGGACCGCGACCTTCACCCCGAGCGCCAGCATCAGCGACACCAGCAACCTGATCACCCTGGATAACACCGGCATCGCCGACCTGGCCGGCAACGCCGGCAGCGGCACCACCGATTCCAACAACTATGCGATCGATACGGTGCGGCCGACCGCGACGATCGTCCTTGCCGACCCAACCCTCAAGGCCGGCGAAACCTCGCTGGTGACCATCACTTTCAGTGAGGCCGTGAGCGGTTTCACCAACGCCGACCTGACCATCGCCAACGGCACCTTGAGCGCAGTCAGCAGCAGCGATGGCGGTCTCACCTGGACCGCGACTTTCACCCCAACGGCAGGCATCGCCGACGCGAGCAATGTCATCACCCTGAACAACACCGGCATCGCCGACCTGGCGGGCAACACCGGTAGCGGTACCACCAACTCCGGCAACTACAGCATCGACACCGTCCTGCCGACCGCGACCATCGTGGTGGCGGATAACAACCTGAAGATCGCTGAAACCTCGCTGGTGACCATCACCTTCAACGAGGCCGTGAGCGGCTTCAGCAACGCCGACCTGACCGTCGCCAACGGCACTTTGAGCGCGGTCAGCAGCAGCGATGGCGGCATCACCTGGACCGCCACCTTCACCCCGACGTCGAGCATCACTGACACCAGCAACGTCATCACCCTGGATAACAGCGGGGTGACCAACGCCTCGGGCAACGCCGGCAGCGGCACCACCGATTCCAACAACTACGCGATCGACACCGTCCGCCCGACGGCGACCATAGTGGTCGCCGACAGCGCCCTGGGCGTGGGCCAGACCAGTACCGTGACCATCACCTTCAGCGAGGCGGTGACCGGCTTCACCCTGGCTGACCTGACCGTGGCCAACGGTACGCTGAGCGGCTTGGGCACCAGCGACAACATCACCTACACGGCGACCCTCACCCCGACTGCCAGTATCAGCGACAGCAGCAACCTGATTACCCTGGATAACACCGGTATTACGGATGGGGCGGGCAACGCCGGCAGCGGCACCACCGACTCCAACAACTACGCCATCGACAGCCTGCGTCCGACCGCCACCATCGTCCTCTCCGACTCGACCCTCAAGGCCGGCGAAACCTCGCTGGTGACCATCACCTTCAGTGAAGCAGTGAGCGGTTTCGACAACAGCGACCTGACAGTGGCCAACGGTACCCTGAGCGCAGTGAGCAGCAGCAACGGCGGTATCACCTGGACTGCCACCTTCACCCCGACGGCGGGCATCACCGACCTGAGCAACCTGATCACCCTGAACAACACCGGTTTCACCGACGTGGCCGGCAACAGCGGTACCGGGACCACCAGCTCAGCCAACTACAGCATCGAAACCGTAGTGCCGACGGCCACCCTCGTGATCGCCGACACGGCCCTGAAGGCTGGCGAAACCTCGCTGGTGACCATCACCTTCAGTGAGGCGGTCAGTGGTTTCGACAACAGCGACCTGACGGTGGCCAACGGTACCTTGAGCGCGGTGAGCAGCAGTGATGGCGGGGTCACCTGGACCGCTACCTTCACGCCGACTGCGGGTGTCGGCGATACCAGCAACGTCATCACCCTGAACAACAGCGGCGTGATCAATGTCTCGGGTAATACGGGCAGCGGCACCACCGATTCGAACAACTATGTCATCGACACGGCTCGCCCAACCGCGACCATAGTGGTGGCCAACCCGATCCTGCCGATTGGCGAAACCAGCCTGGTGACCATCACCTTCAGCGAGGCGGTCAGCGGTTTTGACAACAGCGACCTGACGGTGAGCAACGGCACCCTGAGTGCGGTCAGCAGCAGCGACGGCGGCATCACCTGGACCGCGACCTTCACCCCGAACGTCAACGTCAGCGATGCGACCAACCTGATCAGCCTCAACAACAGCGGGGTCAGTGACGCGGCGGGCAACGCCGGCAGCGGCAGCACCGACTCGAACAATTTCATCATCGACACCGGGCGGCCGACCGCCACCATCGTGCTGGCCGACACGGCCCTGAAAGCGGGCGAAACCACCACGGTCACCATTACCTTCAGCGAGGCGATCAGCGGCTTCACCAACTCGGACCTGACAGTGGCCAACGGTACCCTGGGGGCCCTGAGCAGCAGCGATGGCGGGGTGACCTGGACCGCCACCTTTACCCCGGCCATCAACATCAGTGACAGCAGCAATCAGATCACCCTGAACAATGCCGGAGTGATAGACGCCGTCGGCAACACCGGCAGCGGTACCACCGACTCGGCCAACTACGTCATCGACACCGTGCGCCCCACCGCTACCGTGGTGGTCGCCAACCCGATGCTGGCCGTGGGCGACACGTCCCTGGTGACCATCACCTTCAGCAAGGCGGTGAGCGGCTTCGACAACAGCGACCTGATGGTGACCAACGGCACTTTGAGCGCGCTCAGCAGCAGCGATGGCGGCATCACCTGGACCGCGACCTTCACCCCGAACACCAACCTCAGCGATACGAGCAACCTGATCACCCTGAACAACAGCGGGGTCAGCGACGCCTCGGGCAATACCGGGCTGGGCAGCACGGATTCGAACAATTACCTGATCGATACCCAGCGGCCGACCGCGACCATCGTGGTCGCCAACAGCAGCCTCGGCGTGGGCCAGACCAGCAGCGTGACCATCACCTTCAGCGAAGCGGTGAGCGGCTTCACCAACTCGGACCTGACGGTGGCCAACGGCACCCTGAGCGCCCTGGGCAGCAGCGACGGCGGCCGGACCTGGACCGCGACCCTGACGCCAACCGCCAATATCAGCGACACCAGCAACCTGATCACCCTGAACAACAGCGGGGTGAGCGACTCCTTCGGCAATACCGGCGCTGGCAGCACCGACTCCAACAACTACGCGATCAACACCGTGCCGGCGGCCAACCCACCCACGGAGCTGCCGGTGGGCGATCCGGAATTCCGTTCGAGCGACCCGGTGGTTCCGCCGCTGCCGCCTTATGTGCCGTTGCAACCCACGGTCACCACGCCACCCGTTGGCGACCTGGGCTCGCCACTGGCCTTCGCGCCGTTGTTCGAGCAGCGGGTGCTGGGCGATGGCATCCGGCCGCTGGGGGATATTTTCATCAATCGCGGGGCCCTGGCGCCGAGTTTCATTGCCCAGGTGTTCGGCAGCAGCGATGCCGGGGGCGATGGCAATGGCCATGGCTTCCTCGGCTTCGGTGGCGGCGATGGCGGGGTGTTCAGCCAAAGCACGCTGTCGCTGCTGTTCGACCAGGACTCCGCCGAGGATGGCGGTTCGCTGAAGTCTTTCGGCGACAAGGCCAAGACTGGCGATCTTTCCCAGGGCGGGCGCGGGGTGTTCGGGGCACCGTCGCTGACCCAGCAATTGCAAGTGATGCAAGACACAGAACAACGGCCGATCCGCGATCTGGCCAAGGCGTTCGAACAGGCCGGCGTCAGCGCAATGCAGGCCTGA